A single window of Lentilitoribacter sp. Alg239-R112 DNA harbors:
- a CDS encoding extracellular solute-binding protein, whose protein sequence is MIKSLFSTCIFALALTANTTLAEPLHGISMHGEPALPADYKHFPYANPDAPKGGKISYGVVGTFDSLNPFILKSMRTAARGIIDPEFGHLYYDTLMQRSRDEAFTMYGLLAETVEWDDERTFLQFNLNPKARWHDGKPVTADDIIFTFETMTEKGRPPYSRRLARVERMEKVSDLSVKFIFNEKSNREFPLILGLMPIIPKHDTDAANFDSITMDIPVGSGPYKVKEIRPGERITYERDPNYWAKDIPSKVGFDNYDEIRVEYFLSQTAQFEAFKKGLFDVYPEGNPTHWQTAYNFSAVNDGEIIKQTFKKQRPSGMYGFVFNTRRDIFKDIKVRKALSLMFDFEWINKNLYGGVYTRTQSFWQGSDLSSYQNPANDIEKALLAPFPDAVSQDIMDGTYQLPVTDASGRDRKLLRQALGLFQEAGYKIDGGKLIGTDGKQLTFEVMPQNEDQEKLALAYQRSLKALGIEMSVRTVDDAQYQKRSQTYDFDMIIKAFTSSFSPGGEQVWRWSSRAVEPEGTFNFAGVASPAVDAMIDALVNARTTEDFQAAVRAYDRTLLSGHYIIPAYHLGETWVAHRDYIKFPEGKQPIYGYQLPVWWDGRAE, encoded by the coding sequence ATGATCAAATCATTGTTTTCGACGTGCATCTTTGCGCTTGCGCTTACAGCCAACACAACATTGGCAGAACCCTTGCACGGCATCTCGATGCATGGAGAACCTGCCCTACCCGCTGATTATAAACATTTTCCCTATGCAAATCCTGATGCTCCCAAAGGGGGAAAGATCTCATATGGCGTTGTCGGTACATTTGATAGTTTGAATCCTTTTATACTGAAAAGCATGCGCACAGCCGCACGCGGGATAATCGACCCAGAATTTGGACACCTTTATTATGATACTTTGATGCAACGCTCTCGCGATGAAGCATTTACAATGTACGGCCTTCTTGCAGAAACCGTCGAATGGGACGACGAGCGAACTTTTCTTCAATTTAATTTAAATCCCAAAGCGCGCTGGCATGATGGAAAACCTGTTACAGCAGATGATATCATATTCACTTTCGAAACGATGACGGAAAAAGGGCGTCCGCCCTATAGTCGTCGTTTGGCGCGCGTTGAGCGTATGGAGAAGGTTTCCGATCTCAGCGTAAAATTTATCTTCAATGAAAAATCAAACCGTGAATTTCCGCTAATATTGGGGCTCATGCCGATTATCCCCAAGCATGATACCGACGCAGCCAATTTTGATAGTATTACAATGGACATTCCTGTTGGCTCTGGCCCCTATAAGGTTAAAGAAATTCGCCCAGGCGAACGAATTACTTATGAGCGTGACCCCAATTATTGGGCAAAAGACATTCCATCCAAAGTTGGGTTCGATAATTATGATGAAATTCGCGTCGAATATTTCTTATCGCAAACAGCGCAGTTTGAAGCATTTAAAAAAGGTCTATTTGACGTTTACCCAGAAGGTAATCCAACTCATTGGCAAACGGCTTATAACTTTTCCGCAGTTAACGATGGTGAAATTATAAAGCAAACTTTTAAGAAGCAGCGACCATCAGGCATGTATGGATTTGTCTTCAATACTCGTCGCGACATTTTTAAAGATATTAAAGTGCGCAAAGCACTCTCTTTGATGTTCGATTTTGAATGGATCAACAAAAATCTTTATGGCGGAGTTTACACACGGACGCAAAGTTTCTGGCAAGGGTCAGACTTATCCAGCTACCAAAACCCGGCAAATGACATTGAGAAGGCACTGTTAGCGCCCTTCCCTGATGCCGTCTCTCAAGACATTATGGATGGTACCTATCAGTTGCCCGTCACGGATGCATCTGGTCGTGATCGTAAATTGCTGCGCCAAGCTTTGGGCCTGTTTCAAGAAGCGGGTTATAAAATTGATGGTGGCAAGCTTATTGGCACCGATGGCAAACAGCTTACATTCGAAGTGATGCCTCAAAACGAGGATCAGGAAAAGCTAGCTCTGGCCTACCAGCGTTCGCTTAAGGCTCTTGGCATCGAGATGTCGGTAAGAACAGTGGATGATGCGCAATATCAAAAACGTTCGCAAACATATGATTTTGATATGATTATAAAAGCCTTTACATCCTCATTTTCGCCCGGTGGCGAGCAAGTTTGGCGTTGGAGTTCCCGTGCTGTCGAGCCAGAAGGCACATTTAACTTCGCTGGTGTTGCAAGCCCCGCTGTTGACGCAATGATTGATGCGCTTGTGAATGCGCGGACAACAGAAGATTTCCAAGCTGCAGTGCGCGCTTATGATCGTACCCTGCTTTCAGGACATTATATTATTCCAGCTTACCATCTGGGTGAGACATGGGTTGCTCATCGAGATTACATCAAATTTCCTGAAGGTAAGCAGCCGATTTATGGCTATCAGTTACCTGTTTGGTGGGATGGACGCGCAGAATAA